One Fusobacterium ulcerans DNA segment encodes these proteins:
- a CDS encoding FHA domain-containing protein, translated as MRFLKNWKLRREIKKYQKKEMRKSEIKERKVNYIFWGIVLIASFALVYYFHFSKEILIIISMMIMGFVIADLFYYSWKLKRDLIMYEKSQFVRDSRIVKSIEDKREQTRNNITHVILKNEEGYDIKTWPVGKANSLIIGKSARMRVDINLGETAYSSLISKRHAILNKSDSGWFVEDLGSVNGTGIQRYADNRKIKIGNAPVKIQSGDIIYISTVALLVK; from the coding sequence ATGAGATTTTTAAAAAATTGGAAGCTGAGAAGAGAAATCAAAAAATATCAGAAAAAAGAGATGAGAAAAAGCGAAATAAAAGAAAGAAAAGTAAATTATATCTTTTGGGGAATAGTATTGATAGCTTCATTCGCACTGGTTTATTATTTTCATTTCTCAAAGGAGATACTGATAATAATATCAATGATGATAATGGGATTTGTCATAGCTGATCTTTTCTACTACAGCTGGAAATTAAAAAGAGATTTGATTATGTATGAAAAATCACAGTTTGTAAGAGATTCAAGAATAGTAAAAAGTATAGAGGACAAGAGGGAGCAGACAAGAAATAATATAACTCATGTGATACTAAAAAATGAAGAGGGATATGATATAAAAACATGGCCGGTAGGAAAAGCCAACTCTTTAATAATAGGTAAAAGTGCAAGAATGAGAGTGGATATAAATCTTGGTGAGACAGCATATTCTTCATTGATAAGCAAAAGACATGCAATATTGAACAAAAGCGACAGTGGATGGTTTGTGGAAGATTTAGGGTCAGTCAATGGTACAGGAATACAAAGATATGCAGACAACAGAAAGATAAAAATAGGAAATGCACCAGTAAAAATACAGAGTGGGGATATTATATATATTTCAACAGTGGCTTTATTGGTAAAATAA
- a CDS encoding protein kinase domain-containing protein: MERKQLDSVLLREGEQFITYLITDEKGEKGILKLINPEYLKYDERYEKVKEQFQFEKQLLNLLKIEGIPKYIDGGENFLHLSYISGENLKKYVKMKELTLDEIENIICSIGEIVKKLHRYRVIHCDIKPENIIYDGEKISLIDFGSGAFQGEESIYIQGSKGFSAPEIYIKGMKRDIEDDTYSIAAVYQWLLNEKGCIDNIKDNEIFKIGLADKREKRFKSTDELIGAIKKIRRE, from the coding sequence TTGGAAAGAAAGCAACTGGATTCCGTTCTTCTAAGAGAGGGAGAACAGTTTATCACTTATCTTATTACAGATGAAAAGGGAGAAAAGGGCATATTAAAACTTATAAATCCTGAATATTTAAAATATGATGAGAGATACGAGAAAGTAAAAGAGCAGTTTCAATTTGAAAAACAGTTATTAAATCTTCTAAAGATAGAAGGGATACCCAAATATATAGATGGTGGAGAAAATTTTCTCCACTTGTCTTATATCTCTGGTGAAAATCTGAAGAAATATGTAAAAATGAAAGAATTAACTTTAGATGAGATAGAAAATATAATATGCAGTATTGGGGAAATAGTAAAAAAACTTCACAGGTATAGAGTAATACATTGTGATATAAAGCCTGAAAATATAATTTATGATGGAGAAAAGATATCTCTCATAGATTTCGGCTCAGGAGCATTTCAAGGAGAAGAGAGCATATACATACAGGGAAGCAAGGGGTTCTCTGCTCCTGAAATATATATAAAGGGAATGAAAAGAGATATTGAAGATGACACTTACAGTATAGCAGCAGTCTATCAGTGGCTGCTCAATGAAAAAGGATGTATTGATAATATAAAAGATAATGAAATATTTAAAATCGGACTAGCTGATAAGAGAGAAAAGAGATTCAAAAGCACAGATGAATTGATAGGTGCTATTAAAAAAATCAGGAGAGAATGA
- a CDS encoding FHA domain-containing protein: MMKLERCENGHVYNAARYKECPYCNNTDRLEDIAVREEIPMDQVDIEDDKTVAYWANELAVDPVVGWLVCFNGYEKGKDFKLKSEKNFIGRAPEMDICLEGDNNISRKNHAIIAYNPKNREFVITPGDGNGIVYVQGEAVYAPMKLSSFDVIEMGTSKFVFVALCGEEFDWKIDKE; this comes from the coding sequence ATGATGAAACTGGAAAGATGTGAAAACGGACACGTGTATAATGCGGCGAGATATAAGGAATGCCCATACTGCAACAATACTGACAGACTGGAAGATATAGCAGTAAGAGAAGAGATACCAATGGATCAGGTAGATATTGAAGATGACAAAACAGTAGCTTACTGGGCAAATGAACTGGCAGTAGATCCAGTAGTAGGATGGCTGGTATGTTTTAATGGTTATGAAAAAGGAAAGGATTTTAAACTTAAATCAGAGAAAAACTTTATAGGAAGAGCTCCTGAAATGGATATATGTCTGGAGGGAGACAATAATATATCAAGAAAAAACCATGCAATAATAGCATACAATCCTAAGAATAGAGAATTTGTAATAACTCCCGGAGATGGAAATGGAATCGTTTATGTACAGGGAGAGGCAGTATATGCACCAATGAAACTTTCTTCATTTGATGTAATAGAAATGGGAACTTCTAAATTTGTATTTGTTGCATTATGTGGAGAAGAATTTGATTGGAAAATAGATAAAGAGTAG
- a CDS encoding J domain-containing protein yields MKSLYEILGVNSDSGKDEIKKKYRELAKKYHPDRMINASEKEKVEAEKKFREINDAYTILSDDEKRNEYDKMAESKNGYGKNKKSRAKTEREDYGDIYEKFTKEGMNSMFGKFFDPEKKSSEKGDSKMKEQTNNMFESFFSFNGRKKK; encoded by the coding sequence ATGAAAAGCTTGTATGAAATACTTGGGGTAAATAGCGATTCTGGAAAAGATGAGATAAAAAAGAAATACAGAGAACTGGCTAAAAAGTATCATCCAGACCGAATGATAAATGCATCAGAAAAAGAAAAAGTAGAAGCTGAAAAAAAGTTCAGAGAAATAAATGATGCATATACTATTCTTAGCGATGATGAAAAAAGAAATGAATATGACAAAATGGCAGAGTCAAAAAATGGATATGGAAAAAATAAGAAAAGCAGGGCAAAAACTGAAAGAGAAGATTATGGAGATATTTATGAAAAATTCACTAAAGAAGGAATGAACAGCATGTTTGGTAAATTTTTCGATCCAGAGAAAAAATCATCAGAAAAAGGGGATAGTAAAATGAAGGAACAAACAAACAATATGTTTGAATCTTTTTTTTCATTTAATGGGAGGAAGAAAAAATGA
- a CDS encoding DUF4280 domain-containing protein, which produces MNEITDKELLAICNLSNLRMEFANIIESETTETVEINGKKEVKKILSNHTVYSLLEKEIESIKLDELGKNIENPDGSKALPRVFMRKREDENKPYSTVYNSLDELKYTAGIVYEYYEHFKASNKKDNFLEDWEIIYSGDGYNLTTEFIDYLTDVEKNEKLTKVLHLKDETDEYRFEVRKNSDGEYDIKKIDSNNILVEPSTVDKEKLKEIYELTEQEVDNTLSGIKFYSPREYYESAQERIRMIKIGLNVFRVLSFIAPPIFNGIKKSREIAKAASSIPELTKKISGDVSEEVVKAASKMGNNKIKFDNKNFEKYVSQKYPEIIESLNNGKISKEAAEMQINKVFKEGIKISIKGSSKSLTKEIRSKLLSDMYTTNKIPRKVFEFPKANMYNFLGMDLELPNKQAKKIMETKLFEGMSKYLKGKGIEQEVSENISKYLEETIVIGGRDYLKNIVSMIENIRVDNLGNLFNGLAKELKILTLLNENAAYTFFAASYSLEYLKEKTKKQEFIPIEKEKINKMIFELEEIKKGILEIPFQKNIKIDCFDFGVNIFAKTEKSEDKKAIKKIVVCFKNSSHDSQINERLRNGELYNELILLDLVRGYLLPKILEEKMELDVNKLEIVVTGFNTGAELAGVFRMLSGYEARVFKTRSLNIDAELLSFNTKDLSNLFYGNILSVLEETKEQIKNITIDHTIALILGYVVSGGTSIVASIIFSTTVALFNLYGIYIKEKKMEELYVALCKAGFIECPKKNNCRKLFADECEYIREKKIFPPLVDNISEVYKGKVALTLYLKKNNSIGWGTKEIFVKVEDYLSILVDKCYSDSSGAFYLIDADSLENENYRSKRFKYQNFPESRDKEEFKRIFKKDLGETESYKMYKEIYYDFRLQDGEYIVNGYEDHYADIYDDDPQWINMHSESSKMSERIQKYTINTKKIDENDKKIEMSSGNILSWYININHKIQQNYQNGKIKPYSCFYTKGFDYGTTAYLRKEIVNSEYDENKINNEEKMSNVISTDNSEFVFFPLVEGGNIIVEKLDNEEYIVSNESISNDYIGSVFRSYMEDYYLKGTAKIKPKLDSYEDDKRKNKDIITDNKEYQNEYINMSPVPINLKPKTKEDYYCNIIGGHQIVLESKEKGKDLNMEFIKKMEEAIFFKIKEKNITEPSFPLFFKILEKLNKAGNDSILSSYYTISNETGAKANPNTKILRIGHIENGTENYDEKSLKYIYNYYYAEYIKGVFFNPNGAKKKELDRIRRGLIEFKGAVSRKGEKNEEREADKKVVVSQAEIICSKSNGTTSKFIATTLKNATADNKIIGCSKDNVPIVNIEKFPFCSSDKNGICKCEILHETEWNNCLETSEIFGKIVTNKSKLVCQRGGTISIVKTNTKNMDGK; this is translated from the coding sequence ATGAATGAGATAACAGATAAAGAATTGCTAGCAATATGTAATTTATCAAATTTACGAATGGAATTTGCAAATATAATAGAAAGTGAAACAACAGAAACAGTAGAAATAAATGGGAAAAAAGAAGTAAAGAAAATCCTGTCAAATCATACAGTTTATTCACTCTTAGAAAAAGAAATAGAAAGTATAAAATTGGATGAGTTGGGAAAAAATATAGAAAACCCAGATGGAAGTAAAGCACTTCCAAGAGTATTTATGAGAAAAAGAGAAGATGAAAATAAACCATATTCAACAGTATACAACAGTTTAGATGAATTAAAATATACAGCAGGAATAGTGTATGAATACTATGAACATTTTAAAGCAAGTAATAAAAAGGATAATTTTTTAGAAGACTGGGAGATAATATATAGTGGAGATGGATATAATCTTACTACAGAATTTATTGACTATTTAACTGATGTAGAAAAAAATGAAAAGTTGACAAAGGTTCTCCATTTAAAAGATGAAACAGATGAATATAGATTTGAGGTAAGGAAAAATTCTGATGGAGAATATGATATAAAAAAAATAGATTCAAATAATATCTTAGTTGAACCTAGTACAGTAGATAAAGAAAAACTTAAAGAAATATATGAATTAACTGAGCAGGAAGTAGATAATACATTATCAGGGATAAAGTTCTATTCACCAAGAGAATATTATGAAAGTGCCCAAGAAAGAATAAGAATGATAAAAATAGGGTTAAATGTATTTAGAGTTCTCTCTTTCATAGCTCCCCCTATATTTAATGGTATTAAGAAAAGCAGAGAAATAGCAAAAGCAGCTTCAAGTATACCAGAGTTAACTAAGAAAATAAGTGGAGATGTAAGTGAAGAAGTAGTAAAAGCAGCTTCAAAAATGGGGAACAATAAAATTAAATTTGATAACAAAAACTTTGAAAAATATGTATCACAAAAGTATCCTGAAATAATAGAATCATTAAACAATGGTAAAATAAGTAAAGAAGCAGCAGAAATGCAAATAAATAAAGTATTTAAAGAAGGAATTAAAATTTCAATAAAAGGCAGTTCAAAAAGCTTGACAAAGGAGATTAGATCTAAACTCCTGTCAGATATGTATACAACAAATAAAATACCAAGAAAAGTTTTTGAATTTCCAAAGGCAAATATGTACAATTTCTTAGGAATGGATTTAGAGTTGCCAAATAAGCAAGCAAAAAAAATTATGGAAACAAAATTGTTTGAGGGAATGAGCAAATACTTAAAAGGAAAGGGAATAGAACAAGAGGTTTCAGAAAATATAAGTAAATATTTAGAAGAAACAATAGTAATAGGAGGCCGTGATTATTTAAAAAATATAGTTAGCATGATTGAAAATATAAGAGTAGATAATTTAGGAAATTTATTTAACGGTCTAGCAAAAGAACTGAAAATACTGACATTGCTTAATGAAAATGCAGCATATACTTTTTTTGCTGCTAGCTACTCATTAGAATATTTAAAAGAAAAAACAAAAAAACAAGAGTTTATTCCAATAGAAAAAGAAAAAATTAATAAAATGATATTTGAATTAGAAGAGATAAAAAAGGGGATATTAGAAATACCATTCCAAAAAAATATAAAAATAGATTGTTTTGATTTTGGAGTAAATATATTTGCTAAAACAGAAAAATCAGAAGATAAAAAAGCTATAAAAAAAATTGTGGTATGTTTCAAAAATTCCAGTCATGATTCACAAATAAATGAAAGATTGAGAAATGGAGAATTATATAACGAATTGATTCTTTTAGATTTAGTACGAGGATATCTTCTTCCAAAAATATTAGAAGAGAAGATGGAATTAGATGTAAATAAATTGGAAATAGTCGTAACAGGTTTTAATACAGGAGCAGAATTGGCAGGTGTATTTAGAATGCTGAGTGGCTATGAAGCAAGAGTATTTAAAACACGAAGTTTAAACATAGATGCAGAGCTTCTTTCCTTTAATACAAAAGATTTAAGCAACCTTTTTTATGGAAATATATTATCAGTTCTTGAAGAAACAAAAGAGCAGATAAAGAATATTACTATAGATCACACAATAGCACTAATATTGGGATATGTAGTATCAGGTGGAACTTCAATAGTAGCAAGTATTATTTTTTCTACAACAGTAGCTTTATTTAATCTTTATGGAATATATATAAAAGAAAAAAAGATGGAAGAATTATATGTGGCATTATGTAAGGCAGGCTTTATAGAGTGTCCTAAGAAAAATAACTGTAGAAAGTTATTCGCTGATGAATGTGAATATATTAGAGAAAAAAAGATTTTTCCTCCATTAGTAGACAATATTTCAGAAGTATACAAAGGGAAAGTAGCACTGACTTTATATCTTAAAAAAAATAATTCTATTGGATGGGGTACTAAAGAAATTTTTGTTAAAGTAGAAGACTATCTTTCAATATTAGTAGATAAATGTTATTCAGATTCAAGTGGGGCCTTTTATTTAATAGATGCAGACTCTTTAGAAAATGAAAATTATAGAAGTAAAAGATTTAAATATCAGAATTTTCCTGAATCAAGAGATAAAGAAGAGTTTAAAAGAATATTTAAGAAAGATCTTGGAGAAACAGAAAGCTATAAAATGTATAAAGAAATTTATTATGATTTTAGATTACAGGATGGAGAATATATAGTAAATGGTTATGAAGACCACTATGCTGATATTTATGATGATGACCCTCAATGGATTAATATGCATAGTGAAAGCTCGAAAATGTCAGAAAGAATACAAAAATATACAATAAATACAAAGAAAATTGATGAAAATGATAAAAAAATAGAAATGAGTTCTGGAAATATTTTGAGTTGGTATATTAATATTAACCATAAAATTCAACAAAATTATCAAAATGGAAAAATAAAACCATATAGCTGTTTTTATACAAAGGGATTTGATTATGGAACAACAGCTTATTTAAGAAAAGAAATAGTAAATTCAGAATATGATGAAAATAAAATAAATAATGAAGAGAAAATGTCAAATGTAATTTCCACAGATAATAGTGAATTTGTATTTTTTCCATTGGTAGAAGGTGGAAATATAATAGTGGAGAAGCTTGATAATGAAGAATACATAGTTTCCAATGAAAGCATAAGCAATGACTATATAGGAAGTGTATTTAGAAGTTACATGGAGGATTATTATTTAAAAGGGACAGCTAAGATTAAACCTAAATTAGATAGTTATGAAGATGATAAAAGAAAAAATAAAGACATTATTACAGATAATAAAGAATATCAGAATGAATATATTAATATGAGTCCAGTTCCTATTAATTTGAAACCCAAAACAAAAGAAGATTATTACTGTAATATAATAGGTGGTCATCAAATTGTATTGGAATCAAAAGAAAAAGGAAAAGACCTGAATATGGAATTTATAAAAAAAATGGAAGAAGCAATATTTTTTAAAATAAAGGAAAAAAATATAACTGAACCTTCCTTTCCATTATTCTTTAAAATACTTGAAAAATTAAATAAAGCAGGGAATGATTCTATCCTATCTTCATATTATACAATAAGTAATGAAACTGGGGCAAAAGCTAATCCAAATACTAAAATATTGAGAATAGGCCATATTGAAAACGGAACTGAAAACTATGATGAAAAATCTTTAAAATATATCTATAATTACTATTATGCAGAATATATTAAAGGAGTATTTTTTAATCCAAATGGTGCTAAAAAGAAAGAACTAGATAGAATAAGAAGAGGATTAATTGAATTTAAAGGAGCTGTTTCCAGAAAAGGTGAAAAAAATGAGGAAAGAGAAGCTGATAAAAAAGTAGTAGTTTCTCAAGCGGAAATAATATGTAGCAAGAGTAATGGAACAACTTCTAAATTTATAGCAACAACTTTAAAAAATGCAACTGCTGATAATAAAATAATAGGATGTTCAAAAGATAATGTTCCAATTGTAAATATAGAAAAGTTTCCATTTTGTTCTTCAGATAAAAATGGTATTTGTAAATGTGAAATACTTCATGAAACAGAATGGAATAATTGTTTAGAAACAAGTGAAATTTTTGGAAAAATAGTTACAAATAAAAGTAAATTAGTATGTCAAAGAGGTGGCACAATTTCGATAGTAAAAACTAATACAAAAAATATGGATGGAAAATAG